DNA from Methanobacterium sp.:
TCAAATATGAAAATATCATCGATTTTCGTTTTAAAAACCACTGCGATATCATGAGCCAGTTTCAATGAGGGATTATATTTTCCTTTCTCCAGGAAGACAATAGTCTCCCTTCTAACACCCACCATATCTGCTAATTGGGCTTGAGTAAGGTCATAGCGAGCTCGATATTCTTTAATCCTTGTTTTCATCTTGCATCACCTGCAATTTTAGGTGGGATAAAAATAGAATTAATCTATGTCACCTTTGCGGATTAATATTGTGTTAGCTATCAGCATGGTGGAGGTCATGACCAAGATGGTTACTCCCATTAATTCCAAGGGGTTATGTATATTCTGGGCCCAGTACATGTTTAACACCAAGAAAGAGACGAATACTAAGGTTATGTACCATGAATAAGTTGTAGCAAATGTTCCTATTTTCCTTAAACGTTCGTCTTGGGCTTCTTTGTCCATTCCCACATAGGTGAAAAAATTAGTTAACAGGGCCATAATACCCAGCAGGAGAATCACTGACAGTAAATCGCTCATTGTCTTGGTGATCATTAGGGTTAATCCAGAAAACATTAAAGCAGCCGATCCAAGCCATATGCTCACATTCTGCAGATTATAGTCTTTACCCATAGTGATGGAATGTCTGTCTTTTTTGTTAGATTTGTTACTTTCTTCTTTTACATTGTGGTTTTTTATTTTATTGTAAACTGGAATGAGGAACAATATGAAAAATGTGAAAAACACATAGTATACTGGATTCTCTAAAACATAACCTAATAATCCCAGTATACCAATCATTCCCCAGTAATAATTAATTTCAAGATTCATTTGTTTCACCATTTTTACTATTTCACTGTTGTCTTTTTGTAACATTATGTTATTTATTTAAAACATAATATTAGATTTACACAACATTATGTTAGATAAATATAACATTAAAGTATTTAAATCTTTTGGATGGAGATGTGGGAAAAAACCAGAAAAACTATTACGTCAGATAAAACCCGGTTAAATAAACTCTAATCCACTATAAAGCAACGAATAAGATAATGTGGAGGTTAAAAATTATTAAAACCGAATTTATATTGGCCAGTAGAAATCTTACCTACCAATTGTTATTAAAAAATACAAAAAACTTATACTTTAAATAGTTTAAAAAGTCCAATATAAGATAAAATGACAGCAGAAGTTTACAATCAATCATTCGTTTAAAAAAAGGTTGACGGGGAATAAAAAATATGGAAGCAAAGAACATTTTAACAAAATCAAAACCAATTATAATAGTCATCCTCCTGTTTTCTCTGGCATTCTTACTTCGAGCAGAGGCTGCAAGCATTTCTGGCGTTCCAGATGAGTCAAAATTATATTTTCAGGAAGATAACGGTTTACCTTACTTCAGTGAGATGGATTCCTATTACAACTATCGCCTAACCCAGAATTTCATTGATCATGGCTACTTAGGGGATACCATAAAAGATGGTACTGATTGGGATTTGCATTCCTTTTTCCCTCCTGGAAGAAGTGCACAATATCCTCCACTCATTGTATGGATAACCACATTTTTCTACAAACTTGCCAATTTATTTGGTGAATACCCACTTTTAGTGGTCAGCTTCTGGACACCAGCAATCATAGCTTCACTCTGTGTTATTCCTGCATATTTATTCATTAGAAACATTACCAATGAATATGGTGGAATCACTGCTGGTATCTTAGTGGGTGTTACCACTTTCTATTTCTCCCACACCTTTGCTGGCTTCTTTGACACCGACATGTTCAACATGCTCCTACCTCTCCTAGTAGTATGGTTCTTCAGCGAGAGCATCACCACCAACGAAAACCGGAGAAAAATGTTGTTTGCTGTTTATGCTGCTTTATCCATGTTTGTATTCTCCCTAGCATGGGAAGGATGGTGGTACATATTCTATCTGGTGATATTCGTAGCCATAGTATATCTGTTGGTTTCAAAATACCTCTTTAAAGCAGATAGCTTCAAATCATGGGCAAAATACCCTAACAAGAAACAATGGTTCCTTGAACAACCAATAATCCTCCCCTTACTCATATTCATAGTGTTGAGTTTAGTGATGATGTCCATTTATTGGGGTAGTTCAGTATTTTCATCATTGTTACAGCCCATTGCTGCAACCAAACTGCAAGCAGCAACACACGGCACAATGTATCCCAATGTTTTCATATCAGTAGGTGAAATGCAAATTCCCGATATTTCAACGGTAATTACTGATGTTGGAGGCTTAATGCCATTCATATTCGGAATATTTGGATTAGTAATCTTCTACTGGAATTTAAGGATCAAAAAAGCCAAGGGAAAAACTAAACGCAAAACACCTAAAAAAGATCGAAAAACAAGACGTGGAAGGAAAACTCGAAGAAAAAAAGAATCTGACGAAGAAATCAGTGAGAAAAAAGAAGAACTTCTTAATATAACACCCGAAATGAGGTTAAAAAATCTTTACTACGCTATATTATTCACATTATGGATTTTAATCACTGCTTATGCTTTTACTAAGGGTGTAAGATTTGTCGAAGCGTTTTCACTCCCCATATCTTTGTGTGCTGGGATTTTTGTCGGATTCCTGGCGGATTACTTGAAAAAACATATAGAAAACCCCAAATACCATATCATCACAATGGCCGTAATTATTGCCTTTGTTTGTTATGCACCAGTAAGCACGGCCAACAACATGGCTTCATCCGTTGTACCTGGTACAGATGATGCAATGGTTAATTCCCTTTCATGGGTGAAAGACAACACCCCTGAAAATGTGGTTATGACTTCCTGGTGGGACTTTGGACATCTATTCGCCACCAAAGCAGACCGTGCAGTAACATTCGATGGAGGTTCCCAGAACAATGCACGAGCATACTGGGTTGGTAAGGCACTGTTCACTGATAATGAAGATCTTTCAGCGGGTATATTGAAAATGTTAGCTGCCAGTGGAGACGAAGGATATTCAACCCTGGAAAACTACACTGACAATACTGGTAAAACTGTTGAAATCATGGACAAAATTCTGGTAAAAAATAAAACAGAAGCTAAGAACATAATGATCTCTAATTATGGCCTAACTAAACAACAAGCTGATAATGTCCTGAAATACACACACCCAACTAATGCCCCCCCCTCTATTTTAGTCACCAGTCTGGATATGGTGGGCAAGGCAGGATGGTGGTCTTACTTTGGAAGCTGGAACTTTGAATCAAAAAATTCCACTAACTACATCTACTCCATGGCCCAAGCTGGTGTTACTACCGAAAACAACACAGTCAACATTAAAGGCAACAACAATGTAACGGTCCAGATCAGTGGAAACGACATTACCGGTGGCTTACAAGTTAATGAAAACCAGATTGCTCCACCTCATCGGCTGATATTAGTTACCAACGGTACTGCTGTTGTGGACAGAGTTGTTAACAACGAGAGCACATTTTCCATCCTGATAGTATATCAGGATAATAACTTAATTACCGTGGCCATGAACCGGGAATTAGAAGAATCCATGTTCACCCGACTGTTCTTTATGCAAGGAACTGGATTAAAACGTTTCAAACTGGCCCATAAAGAACCAAAACAAGGAATATCTCAAGTCATGTTGTGGAATGTGAGATGATGAGAATTTAATCCAAATTAATCCATTCCCTACCTTTTTTTATTTTTAATTAAAACTTTTTTAAGTGTAAAACCAATATTAAAATAGTTAGAAATTAATGAATGCTTAAGCCAACAAACTACTTAAACCATTAATTTATACCAATTCCGAATAATTATACTCTCATTCTAAGTGAGCTTTATGGACATCGAAGAAAAGATCCGCAAGATCGAAGAGGAGATCACAAAAACTCCATATAACAAGGCCACCTCCCACCATATTGGGAAATTAAAGGCTAAAATTTCAAGATTAAGGGAAGAATCATTAAAAAGAAGTTCATCATCCACTAAAGGGAGAGGATTCACACTCAAAAAGAGTGGAGATTCCACTGTGGTCTTAGTTGGATTTCCATCAGTGGGTAAATCCACCATCCTCAACCAGATCACCAATGCACAGTCCAAGATCGGAGCTTACGAGTTCACCACCCTTGATGTCATTCCCGGAGTCATGGAATACCGTGGAGCCCAGATCCAGATATTTGACATCCCTGGAATAATTGCCGGTGCATCCAAGGGAAAAGGTAGAGGAAGGGAGATCCTCTCAGTGGCCCGTAATGCTGATTTGATTGTAATGGTCCTGGATGTATTCAACCCCCATCATCAGGAACTCATCTGGGATGAACTCCTTAATATTGGAATAAGACCCAACCAAACAGCTCCAGACATCTCAGTAAAGCGGAGGAAAATTGGCGGAGTTAAACTAGCATCCACAGTTCCCCTAACCTATATGGATGAGAAAACAATCCGCTCCATACTCAACGAATACGGAGTACACAGTGCCGACGTACTCATAAGGGAAGATGTTACCATTGATCGCTTCATAGACTCTTTAGACAATAGTATTGTTTACATACCACTCCTACTGGTCATAAACAAGATAGACCTTGCAGATGAAGATTACATGGACCAACTAAAGGAAAAATTTGATGATGCACTTTACATTGCTGCTGATAAAGGTTTGATGGTGGAAGAACTTAAAGCAGAAATATATGATAGACTGAAACTGATAAGAATTTATCTTAAACCCCAAGGTCAGAAAGCTGACATGGAAGAACCGCTGATTGTTAGGAGAGGAGCTACAGTGGAAGACGTAGCCAGAAAACTTCACAGAGACTTTCTAAAAAACTTCCGCCACGCAAAGGTATGGGGAAGTTCTGTGAAATTCCCTGGTCAGAAAGTAGGACTGGACCATGAATTACAAGATAAAGATGTTTTACGAATAATCATCAAGAAATAATAAATCAAAAAAATCAGGAAATATATGGCAAATACAAATGTTATATGAGGTGACAAAATGAAACTGGATGATATTATAGTCTCAAAGGGAATTGTAGAAGGATACATGGGAGAATTATTAGATTATCTGCAGATGGATGTGGCAATAGGTGGTGGAGGGCCATCAGGCCTCACTGCAGGTTATTACCTTGCAAAAGCCGGTTTTAAAGTGGCGTTGTTTGAGAAGAAACTCAGTATGGGTGGTGGAATGTGGGGTGGTGGAATGATGTTCAACAAAATCGTAGTCCAGGAAGAAGGAAAACGAATCCTGGATGAAATGGGCATTCGATGCCAGGAATATCAGGAAGGATACTACCTTGCAGATTCCATAGAATCAGCTTCCACTATCTGTTCCAAAGCATGCCAAGCAGGACTGAAGATTTTCAACCTAATAGAAATCGAAGACGTGATGATCAAAGACAAAGGAGTTGAAGGATTAGTAATCAACTGGAGTCCCATAGAAAAAGCAGGTCTGCACGTGGATCCAATCACTTTAGCTGCCCGGGCAGTGGTGGACGCCACCGGGCACCCTTGTGAAATAGTGAAAGTACTGGAAAACAAAATGGGAGTTCCACTACAAACTGAAACAGGTAAGATAATGGGAGAAAAATCCATGTGGGCAGATGTAGCCGAAGAAAGAATCATGGATAATGTCAGCCAAGTGTACCCTGGATTATATGTCACTGGCATGGCAGCTAATGCAGTGCATGGTTCACCTAGGATGGGTCCCATATTTGGTGGAATGTTACTATCAGGGGAGAAAGTAGCTGAAATGTTGATTGAAAAACTAAAATAACATTTTAATTGATTAAACACAATTCAAAGGATTAAAATAAAAAAACCATCTGAAATAA
Protein-coding regions in this window:
- a CDS encoding helix-turn-helix transcriptional regulator, translated to MKTRIKEYRARYDLTQAQLADMVGVRRETIVFLEKGKYNPSLKLAHDIAVVFKTKIDDIFIFEDETD
- a CDS encoding peptide transporter; amino-acid sequence: MEAKNILTKSKPIIIVILLFSLAFLLRAEAASISGVPDESKLYFQEDNGLPYFSEMDSYYNYRLTQNFIDHGYLGDTIKDGTDWDLHSFFPPGRSAQYPPLIVWITTFFYKLANLFGEYPLLVVSFWTPAIIASLCVIPAYLFIRNITNEYGGITAGILVGVTTFYFSHTFAGFFDTDMFNMLLPLLVVWFFSESITTNENRRKMLFAVYAALSMFVFSLAWEGWWYIFYLVIFVAIVYLLVSKYLFKADSFKSWAKYPNKKQWFLEQPIILPLLIFIVLSLVMMSIYWGSSVFSSLLQPIAATKLQAATHGTMYPNVFISVGEMQIPDISTVITDVGGLMPFIFGIFGLVIFYWNLRIKKAKGKTKRKTPKKDRKTRRGRKTRRKKESDEEISEKKEELLNITPEMRLKNLYYAILFTLWILITAYAFTKGVRFVEAFSLPISLCAGIFVGFLADYLKKHIENPKYHIITMAVIIAFVCYAPVSTANNMASSVVPGTDDAMVNSLSWVKDNTPENVVMTSWWDFGHLFATKADRAVTFDGGSQNNARAYWVGKALFTDNEDLSAGILKMLAASGDEGYSTLENYTDNTGKTVEIMDKILVKNKTEAKNIMISNYGLTKQQADNVLKYTHPTNAPPSILVTSLDMVGKAGWWSYFGSWNFESKNSTNYIYSMAQAGVTTENNTVNIKGNNNVTVQISGNDITGGLQVNENQIAPPHRLILVTNGTAVVDRVVNNESTFSILIVYQDNNLITVAMNRELEESMFTRLFFMQGTGLKRFKLAHKEPKQGISQVMLWNVR
- a CDS encoding GTP-binding protein; this translates as MDIEEKIRKIEEEITKTPYNKATSHHIGKLKAKISRLREESLKRSSSSTKGRGFTLKKSGDSTVVLVGFPSVGKSTILNQITNAQSKIGAYEFTTLDVIPGVMEYRGAQIQIFDIPGIIAGASKGKGRGREILSVARNADLIVMVLDVFNPHHQELIWDELLNIGIRPNQTAPDISVKRRKIGGVKLASTVPLTYMDEKTIRSILNEYGVHSADVLIREDVTIDRFIDSLDNSIVYIPLLLVINKIDLADEDYMDQLKEKFDDALYIAADKGLMVEELKAEIYDRLKLIRIYLKPQGQKADMEEPLIVRRGATVEDVARKLHRDFLKNFRHAKVWGSSVKFPGQKVGLDHELQDKDVLRIIIKK
- a CDS encoding thiazole biosynthesis protein; this encodes MKLDDIIVSKGIVEGYMGELLDYLQMDVAIGGGGPSGLTAGYYLAKAGFKVALFEKKLSMGGGMWGGGMMFNKIVVQEEGKRILDEMGIRCQEYQEGYYLADSIESASTICSKACQAGLKIFNLIEIEDVMIKDKGVEGLVINWSPIEKAGLHVDPITLAARAVVDATGHPCEIVKVLENKMGVPLQTETGKIMGEKSMWADVAEERIMDNVSQVYPGLYVTGMAANAVHGSPRMGPIFGGMLLSGEKVAEMLIEKLK